ACGCAACCCTGCCTGGACATTTAGCTCACATCCCCAGGAATCACCTGGTGATCCGTCCAGGATCACGGACAGCGGAACAGAAAAGGATCAGGGAAGCTCCACCACGTACTCACCCGCCTTGGTGAACCCGGTGACCCGACCCCCACTCTCCATCAACCCGCCGAGAACCTCCCGCACGGCCCACCGCCAAGCCCTGGCGGCCCCCGGATCCGTGGCGCGTAACCCCTCGATGTCCGCAGGGGTCGCCACCAGCGACACCGCACCACCCCCGGCCGGCGACACCACCGGCCGGTCACCCTCCCCCCGCACCCGGGCCACGGCGTGCTCAGGCGCCGCAGCGTCCCGGGGCCTCCCGGCGCAGGCCTCCAGGACGTACGGCTCCCCGAGCCGCCATACCAACAGCAACCGGTCCGACTCGTCCCCGGCGTTGATGACGTCCGTCATCTCCCCGTAGAACGACGGCAGGTACTCCACCGGCCGTCCCCCGAGCTTCGTCAGATTGAAGTACGCGTTCCGCCGCACCAGCGGGTCGAACGTCCAACTGACCCGCTCAAGCCCTCGCTCCACGGCCCAGGCCCGCTGGTGCAGCTTCAACGCGAACCCCACCCCCCGCCCCACCACGGCCCCGGTCACATGCGAGTGCAACCCTCCGCCAGGCGGACCGGCGAGGAACGCCACGCAGGCCCCCACCATCGTGTCCCCTTCGAAGGCGCCGGCGACGTAGTTCCCGCTGTGCGACAGGGCCCGCATCAGCTCCACACTGACCGGCGCGCTGCCGGGATCGGCCCGCCAGATCCGGTCGAACAGCGCGAACACCGTCTGGAACTCCGAGATCCGCTCCAGCTCCCGCACCACGACCCCGGCCCGTCGCGCCGCACCCTCCGCCTCGAACGCCGCGAGTGCCGCGAGGGCCGCCGGTCCCGACTTCCCCGCCGGTCCCGACTTCCCCGCCGGTCCCGACTTCCCCGACGGCAACGACGGCCCGGTCTGCTCGGTCACCCCGCCGCCACCGCGACCGGACGCTCCGCCGCCGGCCGTCCGAGCTCCGCGCGGAACAACCGCAGCACGTTCCCCCCGAGAATCCCTCTGATCCGCTCCTCGGACACTCCCCGCCGTACCAGCTCCTCGGTCACCAACGGCAACCCCTGCGGGCCCTGCAGGCCGGGAACCACAGGGAACACCGGACCCTCCTCGGACGGCTCACACCACGGCGGGGTCAGATCCGCCATGACCTCCTCCAGGAAGTCGGGCCCGAGCCCCACGTGACCCTCCCCGGCGACCTGCTCGGTGTGCAGGATGTGGTCGACGAGCCGCTCCACCGTGTACCCCTCAGGAGAGTCCGCCACGAACGGAGGGTAGAAGTTGGTGCAGATCACCCCGCCTCCCGCCGCGACGGCACGCATCTGCTCGTCGGTCAGGTTGCGGTGGTGGTCACGCAGGGCCCGCGCCGACGAGTGGGTCGCGAGCACCGGACGGGCCGCGATCTCCAGCACGTGTGCCACCCCGGAGGCCCCGAGGTGCGACACGTCGAAGATCATCCCTAGCCGTTCCATCTCCCGCAGCGCCTCCACCCCGGCCGCGGTGAGCCGGCTCCCCGTCGCGTCCTCCCCGCTGCCGTCGGCGAGCGCCGTACGGCCCCAGTGCGCGATGGACGCCACCCGCACCCCGAGCCGGAACACCGTCGGGATCAGTTCGACGCTCGCGTCCAGCCCCGGCATGCTCTCCATGGCGATGATCAGCGCGATCTTCCCCTGCGCCAGCGCCGCGTCCACCTGGTCCCCGTCCAGGCACACGCTCACCTCGTCCGCGCTGCCCTCGGCCAGCACGTGCGCGCACTCGATCATGCGCAGCGTCTGCCGCAACGACCCCTCCGGCCGGAACTGGTCGTCGATGAACACCGGCAGGACCTGCACGTCGACCCCGCCGTCCCGGAGCTGCGGCAGCCAGCGGTCACGGAAGTACGACGACCACCGGCCGGGAGGCCTGGCGGACACCGCCATCAGCAGGTCATTGTGCGTATCGGCGACGACGGCGTCCCGATGCAGGTCAAGGTACACGTTGCACTCCCTTCCCGGCTCAGCCTACGGCGCGTTCCCCGCGACGCCACCCCCGCCGGGGGCCGGTGGTGGTCACCACCGGCGTGATCATCCCGGTAGTCTGCGCACGTGTCCCCGTCAGCGCTGTCCGCGGTCGTCGCGGAGCTCGAGTCCCTGTACGACCCCGCGTGGGCCGAGTCCTGGGACGCCGTCGGCCTGGTCTGCGGCGACCCGGCCCATCCGGTGCGCAAGATCCTGTTCGCGGTCGACCCGGTGGCGGCCGTCGCGCAGGAGGCGATCGACTGGGGGGCCGACCTGATCGTCACGCACCACCCGCTGTACCTGCGCGGCACCACCTCCGTGGCCGCCACCACCCCCAAAGGCGCGCTGATCCACCGTCTGATCAGGCACGACGTCGCGCTGTACACGGCCCACACCAACGCCGACGTCGCCGCACCCGGCGTCTCCGACGCGCTGGCCCGCGCCGTCGGCCTCACCGGCGAGCTGCGGCCGCTGCGTCCCGCGCCGGACGATCCCCGCCGCGGTCTCGGCCGGGTCGGCGCGCTGCCGGCCCCCATGACGCTGGGTGCCTTCGCCGCTCAGGCCGCGCGCGGGCTGCCGCGTACGGCGTGGGAGCCGCGCGTCGCGGGCGACCCCGCGCGCGTCGTCCACACGGTCGCGGTGAGCGGCGGCGCGGGGGACTCGCTGCTCGGCGACGCACGCGGCGCCGACGTGTTCCTCACCGCCGATCTCAGGCACCACCCGGCCAGCGAGTTCGCCGAGGCCGGCGCGTTCTGCGGCGGGCCCGCGCTGATCGACGCGGCGCACTGGGCCACCGAATGGCCCTGGCTGGCCGATGCCGCGCGGCTCGTGTCGTCCGGCTTGGCGGCCAGGGGGATTAATGTTGAGACTCGCGTCTCCGCGACGGTCACCGATGCCTGGACGACAACAGCACAGTGCGAGGAATAAGTGAAAGCAGCCCCGGAAGCCCAGAAGCGCCTGCTCCAGCTGGCCGAGCTCGACTCCGTCCTCGACAGGCTGGCCCATCGGCGCCGCACGCTGCCAGAACTGGCCGAGATCGCCGAACGGTCCGCGCGGCTCGCGCGCCTCGCCACCGAGGTGATCGCGGCGGAGACCGAGGCCGGTGACCTCGCCAGGGAGCAGGCCAAGGCCGAGTCCGACGTCGAGGCCGTCCGGGTGCGCGCCGACCGCGACCAGAAGCGGCTCGACTCCGGCCAGGTGTCGTCCGCCAAGGACCTGTCCAACCTCCAGTCCGAGATCGCGTCGCTGCACCGCAGGCAGAGCGACCTCGAGGACGTCGTGCTTGAGATCATGGAGCGCCGTGAGGCCGCCGACGCCGAGGTCACCCGCCTGACCGGCGAGCGCGCCGAGGTCTCCGCCGGCCTCGCCACCCTTGAGGAGAAGCGCGACGCCGCGCTGTCGGCCATCGACGGCGAGGACGGCGAGACCAAGGGCCGCCGCGGCGGCATCACCGCCGACATTCCCGCCGACCTGCTGGCCCTGTACGAGAAGCTGCGCGACCAGTACGGCATCGGGGCCGCCATGCTGCAGCACGGCCGCTGCCAGGGCTGCAAGGTGTCCCTGTCCATCGCCGACCTCAACCGCATCCGCGCCTCGGCCCCCGACGAGGTCGTCCGCTGCGAGGAATGCCGCCGCATCCTCGTCCGCACCCCCGAGTCGGGCCTGTGAACCTCGTCGTCGAAGCCGACGGCGGCTCACGCGGCAACCCCGGCCCCGCCGGCTACGGCGCGGTCGTCAAGGCCGCCGACGGCGAGATCCTCGCCGAGACGGCCGACGCCATCGGCGTGGCCACCAACAACATCGCCGAGTACCAGGGCCTCATCGCGGGCCTGCGCTCCGCACTCGCCGTCGGCGGCGACGGCGCCACGGTCGAGGTCCGCATGGACTCCAAGCTGGTCATCGAGCAGATGGCCGGCCGCTGGAAGATCAAGAATGAACGCCTCCGCCCCCTGGCCCTCGAAGCCGGCACCCTGGCCCGCCGCCTCCGCGTCACCTGGAAGTGGATCCCGAGGGAACGCAACCGCGACGCCGACCGCCTCGCCAACGAAGCCATGGACGCCGCCGCCAAAGGCACCACCTGGCGCTCCGGAACCCCCCCGACCACTCAGAGCGGCACCACTTCCCCACGAGGCGCCGCCACCCCGCCGGCGACCACCGAACGCGCCTCCCCGCCACCCGGCTCACCCTTCGGCCGTTCCTTCCCCACCACGGCGCATCCCTCGTCCTCGACCGCCGAGCCCCTGTTCGACCTCACCCCGGAACCCGCCTCCTCCGCCGCGGCCGAACCGTCCCCCTCGATCACCGAGAGCACGAGCCGGCGCACCACCGGAGGCGGCTGGCGCGGGCCGTCCACCACCGCCACGTCCTTCCTCCTCCTCAGGCACGGCGAGACCCCGTTCTCCGTGGACCGCCGATTCTCCGGCACCGGCGACCCCGAGCTCACCCCCACCGGCCAGGCCCAGGCCGAGGCCGCCGCCACCCGCCTCAGCGCACCGCCGTACGCCATCGACGTGATCGTCAGCTCTCCCCTCCGCAGAGCCCGCGCCACCGCCGAAGCCGTGGCGGCCCGCACCGGCGCACCGATCCTCGTAGAGGAGCCCCTGCGCGAGGTCGACTTCGGCGACTGGGAAGGCCACACCTTCACCGAGATCCAGCGCC
The window above is part of the Sphaerisporangium rubeum genome. Proteins encoded here:
- a CDS encoding GNAT family N-acetyltransferase; translation: MRELERISEFQTVFALFDRIWRADPGSAPVSVELMRALSHSGNYVAGAFEGDTMVGACVAFLAGPPGGGLHSHVTGAVVGRGVGFALKLHQRAWAVERGLERVSWTFDPLVRRNAYFNLTKLGGRPVEYLPSFYGEMTDVINAGDESDRLLLVWRLGEPYVLEACAGRPRDAAAPEHAVARVRGEGDRPVVSPAGGGAVSLVATPADIEGLRATDPGAARAWRWAVREVLGGLMESGGRVTGFTKAGEYVVELP
- a CDS encoding membrane dipeptidase, translating into MYLDLHRDAVVADTHNDLLMAVSARPPGRWSSYFRDRWLPQLRDGGVDVQVLPVFIDDQFRPEGSLRQTLRMIECAHVLAEGSADEVSVCLDGDQVDAALAQGKIALIIAMESMPGLDASVELIPTVFRLGVRVASIAHWGRTALADGSGEDATGSRLTAAGVEALREMERLGMIFDVSHLGASGVAHVLEIAARPVLATHSSARALRDHHRNLTDEQMRAVAAGGGVICTNFYPPFVADSPEGYTVERLVDHILHTEQVAGEGHVGLGPDFLEEVMADLTPPWCEPSEEGPVFPVVPGLQGPQGLPLVTEELVRRGVSEERIRGILGGNVLRLFRAELGRPAAERPVAVAAG
- a CDS encoding Nif3-like dinuclear metal center hexameric protein; the protein is MSPSALSAVVAELESLYDPAWAESWDAVGLVCGDPAHPVRKILFAVDPVAAVAQEAIDWGADLIVTHHPLYLRGTTSVAATTPKGALIHRLIRHDVALYTAHTNADVAAPGVSDALARAVGLTGELRPLRPAPDDPRRGLGRVGALPAPMTLGAFAAQAARGLPRTAWEPRVAGDPARVVHTVAVSGGAGDSLLGDARGADVFLTADLRHHPASEFAEAGAFCGGPALIDAAHWATEWPWLADAARLVSSGLAARGINVETRVSATVTDAWTTTAQCEE
- a CDS encoding DUF7581 domain-containing protein is translated as MKAAPEAQKRLLQLAELDSVLDRLAHRRRTLPELAEIAERSARLARLATEVIAAETEAGDLAREQAKAESDVEAVRVRADRDQKRLDSGQVSSAKDLSNLQSEIASLHRRQSDLEDVVLEIMERREAADAEVTRLTGERAEVSAGLATLEEKRDAALSAIDGEDGETKGRRGGITADIPADLLALYEKLRDQYGIGAAMLQHGRCQGCKVSLSIADLNRIRASAPDEVVRCEECRRILVRTPESGL
- a CDS encoding bifunctional RNase H/acid phosphatase, which encodes MNLVVEADGGSRGNPGPAGYGAVVKAADGEILAETADAIGVATNNIAEYQGLIAGLRSALAVGGDGATVEVRMDSKLVIEQMAGRWKIKNERLRPLALEAGTLARRLRVTWKWIPRERNRDADRLANEAMDAAAKGTTWRSGTPPTTQSGTTSPRGAATPPATTERASPPPGSPFGRSFPTTAHPSSSTAEPLFDLTPEPASSAAAEPSPSITESTSRRTTGGGWRGPSTTATSFLLLRHGETPFSVDRRFSGTGDPELTPTGQAQAEAAATRLSAPPYAIDVIVSSPLRRARATAEAVAARTGAPILVEEPLREVDFGDWEGHTFTEIQRHWPGELKSWLADPAVPPPGGESFAEATERVSAARDRLLLDHNGKTILIVSHVTPIKILLRLALLAPPEALYRMHLDVASLSAVDHFPDGPDLVTKLNDTSHLP